A genome region from Hippopotamus amphibius kiboko isolate mHipAmp2 chromosome 1, mHipAmp2.hap2, whole genome shotgun sequence includes the following:
- the LOC130860138 gene encoding Golgi apparatus membrane protein TVP23 homolog B-like, translating into MIGLRWWNHIDEDGKSHWVFEPRKASPQDSKSVLEAESRIFWLGLVACPVLWVTLAFSALFSFRVKWRAVVIMGVVLQGANLYGYIRCNVGSRKNFTSMATSYLGKQFLRQGAGDHQTS; encoded by the coding sequence ATGATTGGCCTGCGCTGGTGGAATCACATTGATGAAGATGGAAAAAGCCATTGGGTGTTTGAGCCCAGGAAGGCCTCCCCTCAAGACAGTAAGAGCGTGTTGGAGGCTGAGTCAAGAATCTTCTGGTTGGGGCTCGTTGCCTGCCCGGTGCTCTGGGTGACACTTGCCTTCAGTGCCCTCTTCTCCTTCAGGGTGAAGTGGCGGGCAGTGGTTATCATGGGTGTGGTGCTGCAGGGGGCCAACCTGTATGGCTACATCAGGTGCAACGTGGGCAGCAGGAAGAACTTCACCAGCATGGCCACATCGTACCTTGGAAAGCAGTTTTTAAGACAAGGCGCCGGAGACCATCAGACCTCCTGA